One bacterium genomic region harbors:
- a CDS encoding arylsulfatase: protein MSSRPNIVVILADDLGFSDLGCYGSEISTPAIDSLARDGLRFTQMYNSARCCPSRAALLTGLHPHQAGIGHMTYTMSDTNPAYQGYLNDSSVTLAEVLGAAGYRALMSGKWHVARQRNMAERDSWPDERPGFPLPRERGFDDFFGTIGGAGSYYKPTYLMRNEELLDQTEPDWYYTDQITDHGVRMATEAMDGGEPFFLYLSYTAPHWPLHAHPDDIARYESHYRGGWDSIRTARHEELKARGLVDPRWPISPRDPTAFPWEASTYPEWEAYRMAIYAAQIDRMDQGVARLVEALRERNQLDNTVIVFLSDNGGAAEFLAEDGPLRPGWIADTTPDGRPMHYGNTPDILPGGPETFQSYDICWANASNTPFRRFKGWVHEGGISTPLIIHWPAGIPEPGVVRTPAHLVDIMPTCLEVADAAYPARYRDNDITPFEGHSLVPAFHDPGWERPGSLFFEHEGYRAIRQGPWKLVSGEEERWELYQIDEDRTESTDLAGREKQRVGRMAGEWNDWAVRVGVNFNLRDDLQELLARQRIGVGEGRARLRRA from the coding sequence GTGAGTAGCCGGCCCAACATCGTCGTGATCCTGGCCGACGACCTGGGCTTCTCGGATCTCGGGTGCTACGGATCGGAGATATCCACGCCGGCGATCGATTCGCTCGCACGGGACGGGCTGCGTTTCACCCAGATGTACAACTCGGCCCGCTGCTGCCCGTCGAGGGCTGCGCTGCTGACGGGTCTGCACCCGCACCAGGCCGGCATCGGACACATGACGTACACGATGTCGGACACCAACCCCGCCTACCAGGGTTACCTGAACGACTCGTCCGTCACCCTCGCCGAGGTGCTGGGGGCCGCGGGCTACCGCGCGCTGATGTCGGGCAAGTGGCATGTGGCACGCCAGCGGAACATGGCCGAGCGGGACAGCTGGCCCGACGAGCGGCCGGGCTTCCCCCTTCCGAGGGAGCGGGGGTTCGACGACTTCTTCGGGACCATCGGCGGGGCCGGCTCGTACTACAAGCCCACCTACCTGATGCGCAACGAGGAGCTACTCGACCAGACCGAGCCCGACTGGTACTACACGGATCAGATCACCGACCACGGGGTACGCATGGCCACCGAAGCCATGGACGGCGGGGAACCATTCTTCCTGTACCTCTCCTACACGGCTCCCCACTGGCCGCTCCACGCCCACCCCGACGACATCGCCCGCTACGAGAGCCACTACCGGGGAGGATGGGACTCGATCAGGACCGCCCGCCACGAGGAACTCAAGGCCAGAGGCCTCGTAGATCCCCGCTGGCCGATCAGCCCCCGTGATCCCACCGCCTTCCCGTGGGAGGCGTCCACCTACCCGGAGTGGGAGGCTTACCGGATGGCGATCTACGCCGCTCAGATCGACCGCATGGATCAAGGGGTGGCCAGGCTGGTGGAGGCCCTGCGCGAGCGAAACCAGCTGGACAACACGGTCATCGTCTTCCTCTCGGACAACGGCGGAGCGGCGGAGTTCCTGGCCGAGGACGGTCCCCTCCGGCCCGGCTGGATAGCGGACACCACGCCCGACGGCCGCCCTATGCACTACGGCAACACGCCGGACATCCTGCCGGGCGGGCCTGAGACGTTCCAGAGCTACGACATCTGCTGGGCGAACGCCTCCAATACCCCGTTCCGCCGTTTCAAGGGGTGGGTGCATGAAGGGGGTATCTCCACCCCGCTCATCATCCACTGGCCCGCCGGCATCCCCGAACCCGGAGTGGTGCGTACCCCGGCCCACCTCGTGGACATCATGCCGACCTGTCTCGAGGTGGCCGACGCCGCATACCCGGCCCGCTACCGGGATAACGACATCACGCCGTTTGAGGGCCACAGCCTGGTGCCCGCCTTCCATGATCCCGGATGGGAACGTCCCGGATCACTGTTCTTCGAGCACGAGGGATACCGGGCGATCAGGCAGGGTCCGTGGAAGCTCGTGAGCGGGGAGGAAGAACGCTGGGAGCTGTACCAGATCGACGAGGATCGCACCGAGAGCACCGACCTGGCCGGCCGCGAGAAGCAGCGCGTGGGGCGGATGGCCGGCGAGTGGAACGACTGGGCTGTCCGGGTGGGAGTCAACTTCAATCTGCGTGACGACTTGCAGGAACTGTTAGCCCGGCAACGTATCGGCGTCGGCGAGGGACGAGCCAGGTTGCGTAGAGCATGA
- a CDS encoding NAD(P)-dependent oxidoreductase, translated as MVTGGAGRSGTVIAAYLRSAGADVLTVDLVAPRGGDPGSDIGSHLFVDLGDLGETVEAFRGADAVLHLAGVWAQGVRTPTVTFQVNVRTAFNVFEAAAIAGAKRVIWASTQAVTGNPWGPGNLPEYLPINESLAARPRGTYALSKHVGEQIGPYFAEVRNLEVVGLRLAWMIHEGGWDVVPMWQENPLSRRFNAFVYVDVRDVAGACAAALEAPVSGSHVLNIGAADTCMDIPSAELAALAFEGVPLRRTLDGYETLVSIRAARELIGFRPRFSWRDHLPPQ; from the coding sequence GTGGTAACGGGGGGCGCGGGCAGGTCCGGGACCGTGATCGCGGCCTATCTGCGTTCAGCCGGTGCCGACGTACTCACCGTGGATCTGGTGGCCCCTCGCGGGGGCGACCCCGGTTCGGACATCGGTTCGCACCTCTTCGTCGACCTCGGCGACCTCGGAGAGACGGTCGAGGCCTTCCGGGGCGCTGACGCAGTACTGCATCTGGCGGGGGTCTGGGCCCAAGGGGTGCGGACGCCCACCGTCACGTTCCAGGTCAACGTGCGGACCGCGTTCAATGTGTTCGAGGCGGCGGCCATCGCGGGTGCCAAGCGGGTCATCTGGGCCTCGACGCAGGCCGTGACAGGGAATCCCTGGGGACCCGGCAACCTCCCCGAGTACCTGCCCATCAACGAGTCCCTTGCCGCGCGGCCCCGTGGGACGTATGCGCTTTCGAAACACGTGGGCGAGCAGATCGGGCCGTATTTCGCGGAAGTCCGCAATCTGGAGGTGGTCGGGCTACGGCTCGCCTGGATGATCCATGAGGGCGGATGGGACGTGGTGCCGATGTGGCAGGAGAACCCGCTGTCCCGGCGCTTCAACGCCTTCGTCTACGTAGACGTGCGTGACGTGGCGGGGGCCTGCGCCGCGGCGCTCGAGGCACCCGTCAGCGGTTCCCATGTCCTGAACATCGGCGCCGCCGACACGTGCATGGACATCCCCTCGGCGGAGTTGGCGGCCCTGGCCTTCGAGGGTGTCCCGCTCCGGCGAACTCTGGACGGGTACGAGACGCTCGTGTCCATTCGAGCAGCGCGGGAACTCATAGGTTTCCGACCCCGATTCTCGTGGCGTGATCACCTGCCTCCACAGTGA
- a CDS encoding phosphoenolpyruvate hydrolase family protein, whose translation MRREAILEALRRRIATGQAVLAAGCSAGIIARSAEEGGADLIVVYSTGRSRLMGLPTWRFGDSNQGTLEMSSEILNVVSDTPVIGGIEANDPTRRDLGGLLDRFEAAGFSGVINFPTLTNMPDQRRRAQMVGYGFRREVEAIGLARSRGMFTMAYVASADDAARMAAAGADCVVTHSGPTTGGRVGYSDDRSVEAVCAYAQSLIDSAVAENPDVIPLLHGGRLATPDDVREALPLTTAVGFVGASSIERIPVERAVRHTVRTFRNLSTGSEQT comes from the coding sequence TTGAGACGTGAAGCCATCCTGGAGGCTCTGCGGCGCCGGATTGCCACCGGCCAGGCGGTGCTGGCGGCCGGGTGCAGCGCCGGGATAATCGCTCGGTCCGCCGAGGAGGGCGGCGCCGATCTGATCGTGGTCTACAGCACGGGACGGTCCCGCCTGATGGGCCTGCCGACCTGGCGGTTCGGGGATTCGAACCAGGGCACCCTGGAGATGTCGTCCGAGATACTCAATGTCGTGTCCGACACTCCCGTCATCGGCGGTATCGAGGCCAACGACCCCACCCGCAGGGACCTCGGCGGCCTGCTGGACCGGTTCGAGGCGGCCGGATTCTCCGGAGTGATCAACTTCCCGACGCTCACCAACATGCCCGACCAGCGCCGGAGGGCCCAGATGGTGGGTTACGGGTTCCGGCGCGAGGTCGAAGCCATCGGCTTGGCGCGGAGCCGCGGCATGTTCACCATGGCTTACGTGGCCAGCGCCGATGACGCGGCGAGGATGGCAGCCGCAGGCGCCGACTGCGTGGTCACCCACTCCGGGCCCACCACCGGTGGCAGGGTCGGGTACTCGGACGACCGATCCGTCGAAGCGGTGTGCGCGTACGCCCAGTCGCTGATCGACTCCGCTGTCGCAGAGAATCCCGATGTCATCCCGCTGCTCCACGGAGGGCGCCTGGCCACGCCCGACGACGTTCGGGAGGCGCTGCCGCTCACCACGGCGGTGGGGTTCGTCGGCGCATCGAGCATCGAGCGGATCCCGGTGGAGCGGGCCGTCCGGCATACGGTCCGAACCTTCAGGAACCTGTCCACCGGCAGCGAACAGACGTAA